A DNA window from Actinokineospora baliensis contains the following coding sequences:
- a CDS encoding Rv3212 family protein — translation MTLGETRDDSGDREQTGPAPHYGSANGQVAVADEDVLAGATPAARVRGPRNGFNTKRDWALLGLVLISLVAAGVVVWQTSDFAATESEPGTGTYKALQPPEVFPPSLGEAWRVNSPATWQPVFATPLPDQSTPPAASTVVTGDGGVVSGRDPETGEVRWTYGRDLPLCGLTSAWNKIVTVYRTDGNLLPAKDPRSSGGCSEVTSLDPTTGVRDNQNNGESNGGQRNWDAEPDAKFLFDGQDYLTATGAKLLVSIRSDLVKTQEYGAVPAKVNPGRQPRTGCEYHSVLAAAGKVAVVESCPDESSDRLTVLRAAPAEWEKPEEVTSQVLDGRGAQVVAMNNGLTAIALPNPGRLVIYNEQGQRTGNFDIDLGPDDLTTDAPGRSPLVTTATGAYYWYTGSRTIVLSATELRPLWTIPDTLGPGVVFAGRALVPVPDGLAVLSQADGARIGTIPVNREGYRGPVTLGAVGPMVLEQRGPVLVALH, via the coding sequence GTGACGCTCGGCGAGACCAGGGACGACAGCGGGGACCGGGAGCAAACCGGCCCGGCCCCGCACTACGGGTCGGCCAACGGCCAGGTTGCCGTGGCCGACGAGGACGTGCTGGCCGGGGCCACCCCGGCCGCACGGGTGCGCGGTCCGCGCAACGGGTTCAACACCAAGCGCGACTGGGCACTGCTCGGGCTCGTGCTGATCTCCTTGGTCGCCGCCGGGGTGGTGGTGTGGCAGACCAGCGACTTCGCGGCCACCGAGTCGGAGCCGGGCACCGGCACCTACAAGGCGCTCCAGCCGCCCGAGGTGTTCCCGCCTTCGCTGGGTGAGGCGTGGCGGGTCAACAGCCCGGCCACCTGGCAGCCCGTGTTCGCCACCCCGCTGCCCGACCAGAGCACCCCGCCCGCCGCGTCCACCGTGGTCACCGGCGACGGCGGCGTGGTCTCCGGGCGCGACCCCGAGACCGGCGAGGTCCGCTGGACCTACGGTCGCGACCTGCCGCTGTGCGGGCTCACCTCGGCCTGGAACAAGATCGTCACCGTCTACCGCACCGACGGGAACCTGCTGCCCGCGAAGGACCCGCGCTCGTCCGGCGGGTGCAGCGAGGTCACCTCGCTCGACCCGACCACCGGGGTGCGCGACAACCAGAACAACGGCGAGTCCAACGGCGGCCAGCGCAACTGGGACGCCGAGCCGGACGCCAAGTTCCTCTTCGACGGGCAGGACTACCTGACCGCCACCGGCGCCAAGCTGCTCGTGTCGATCCGCTCCGACCTGGTCAAGACCCAGGAGTACGGCGCGGTGCCCGCCAAGGTCAACCCGGGCAGGCAGCCAAGGACCGGCTGCGAGTACCACTCGGTCCTCGCCGCGGCAGGCAAGGTCGCCGTGGTCGAGAGCTGCCCGGACGAGAGCTCCGACCGCCTGACCGTGCTGCGCGCGGCGCCCGCGGAGTGGGAGAAGCCGGAAGAGGTCACCAGCCAGGTCCTCGACGGCAGGGGCGCGCAGGTGGTGGCCATGAACAACGGCCTGACCGCCATCGCCCTGCCCAACCCCGGTCGGCTCGTGATCTACAACGAGCAGGGCCAGCGCACCGGCAACTTCGACATCGACCTGGGCCCGGACGACCTCACCACCGACGCCCCCGGCCGCAGCCCCCTGGTCACCACCGCCACCGGCGCCTACTACTGGTACACCGGCTCCCGCACGATCGTGCTGTCGGCCACCGAGTTGCGCCCGCTGTGGACCATCCCCGACACCCTCGGCCCCGGCGTCGTGTTCGCAGGCCGCGCGCTGGTCCCGGTCCCCGACGGGCTCGCGGTCCTCAGCCAGGCCGACGGCGCCAGGATCGGCACCATCCCGGTCAACCGCGAGGGCTACCGCGGCCCGGTCACCCTGGGCGCGGTCGGCCCGATGGTGCTGGAGCAGCGCGGACCGGTGCTGGTCGCCCTGCACTGA
- a CDS encoding alpha/beta fold hydrolase, with product MHSQLSSHSAEPVELAHSIAALRVDTGGPYALLVPGYTGSKEDFAPIIDEIAAAGLSPLAIDLPGQVDSPGPDDESAYLPEPLGQAVAALIATLDRPALLLGHSYGGLVARRAVLAGAKVIGLTLMSTGPAELPLGPRRHVLDMAEVLLREQGLAAVHRGLEVMNAANPRWLAQPPQVREYLKLRFLSNRSEVLLGMSNGLRTEPDLVTDLARTLRRTNTPCLVTCGALDDAWPPTTQRDMADRLEADFATIESAAHSPAIENPGALLAALLPTWKSWLD from the coding sequence ATGCACTCGCAGCTGAGCAGCCACTCGGCCGAGCCGGTCGAGTTGGCCCACTCGATCGCCGCACTGCGCGTGGACACCGGCGGCCCGTACGCGCTGCTGGTGCCCGGGTACACGGGGTCGAAGGAGGACTTCGCCCCGATCATCGACGAGATCGCCGCCGCGGGCCTGAGCCCCCTGGCCATCGACCTCCCCGGCCAAGTCGACTCCCCGGGCCCCGACGACGAGAGCGCCTACCTCCCAGAACCCCTCGGCCAAGCGGTCGCCGCCCTCATCGCCACCCTCGACCGCCCAGCCCTGCTCCTGGGCCACTCCTACGGCGGCCTGGTCGCCCGCCGAGCGGTCCTCGCAGGCGCGAAGGTCATCGGCCTCACCCTGATGAGCACCGGCCCAGCCGAACTCCCCCTCGGCCCCCGCCGCCACGTCCTCGACATGGCCGAGGTCCTGCTCCGAGAACAAGGCCTAGCCGCCGTCCACCGCGGCCTGGAAGTGATGAACGCCGCCAACCCCCGGTGGCTGGCGCAGCCCCCGCAGGTCCGCGAGTACCTGAAGCTCCGATTCCTGAGCAACAGGTCGGAGGTGTTGCTCGGCATGAGCAACGGCCTGCGCACCGAACCAGACCTCGTGACCGACCTGGCCCGCACCCTGCGCCGAACCAACACCCCCTGCCTAGTGACCTGCGGCGCCCTGGACGACGCCTGGCCCCCCACCACCCAAAGAGACATGGCCGACCGCCTAGAAGCCGACTTCGCCACCATCGAGTCCGCCGCCCACTCCCCAGCCATAGAGAACCCGGGCGCCCTCCTGGCCGCCCTCCTCCCCACCTGGAAATCCTGGCTGGACTAG